A genomic region of Micromonospora sp. NBC_01796 contains the following coding sequences:
- a CDS encoding LppU/SCO3897 family protein, whose amino-acid sequence MSNYGPPGGPYPGQPPYPGQEPEPWPGQQQGPRGQQRPGQPHPDQQGPYPGQQEPYPGQQEPWPGQQQDDPYRRPQAEPYRQPGGQQPGPGYPQEPYRQPQDPYRQPRDPYAQPRDPYAQPADPWGGGQEQWGGGPTSVPPGGPGSPSGYQDYRDQGYRDQGYPPGYPAPGPDPEWTTASPVPPKRGNRGMTAVLVTLVVLVLGVGGAAFWWLGRDSGGSDPVPNAGATTPATDPSAQAPAEPSADPAQGAPAPESSTDARLVKEGQCVKNEGDASGKPKLAITQCAPKTYEVLRRFDGATDGENDAKTKCAPVEGYTEWYFFNSELDVLDFVLCLKSR is encoded by the coding sequence ATGTCTAACTACGGACCGCCCGGCGGGCCGTACCCGGGCCAGCCGCCGTACCCCGGCCAGGAGCCGGAGCCATGGCCCGGTCAGCAGCAGGGCCCGCGAGGCCAGCAGAGGCCCGGACAGCCGCACCCCGACCAGCAGGGTCCGTATCCGGGTCAGCAGGAGCCGTATCCGGGGCAACAGGAGCCGTGGCCGGGGCAGCAGCAGGACGACCCGTACCGCCGGCCGCAGGCCGAGCCGTACCGGCAGCCGGGAGGCCAGCAGCCGGGTCCCGGGTATCCGCAGGAGCCGTACCGGCAGCCGCAGGACCCGTACCGGCAGCCACGCGACCCGTACGCCCAGCCGCGCGACCCGTACGCCCAGCCGGCCGATCCGTGGGGCGGCGGCCAGGAGCAGTGGGGTGGCGGTCCGACCTCGGTCCCGCCGGGCGGCCCCGGCTCGCCGAGCGGCTACCAGGACTACCGCGACCAGGGCTACCGCGACCAGGGCTACCCGCCGGGTTATCCCGCGCCGGGACCGGATCCCGAGTGGACCACGGCCAGCCCGGTGCCGCCGAAGCGGGGCAACCGGGGGATGACCGCGGTCCTGGTCACGCTGGTGGTGCTGGTCCTCGGCGTCGGCGGGGCGGCCTTCTGGTGGCTCGGGCGCGACAGCGGCGGGTCGGACCCGGTGCCGAACGCGGGCGCGACCACCCCCGCCACGGACCCGAGCGCCCAGGCGCCGGCCGAGCCGAGTGCCGACCCGGCGCAGGGCGCCCCGGCACCGGAGTCGTCGACCGACGCGCGGCTGGTCAAGGAGGGCCAGTGCGTGAAGAACGAGGGCGACGCGAGCGGCAAGCCGAAGCTGGCCATCACCCAGTGCGCGCCGAAGACGTACGAGGTGCTGCGGCGCTTCGACGGGGCCACCGACGGTGAGAACGACGCGAAGACGAAGTGCGCCCCGGTCGAGGGCTACACCGAGTGGTACTTCTTCAACAGCGAACTCGACGTCCTCGACTTCGTGCTCTGCCTCAAGTCACGCTGA
- a CDS encoding DoxX family protein — protein sequence MRPVRTVARTLLSGIFVVSGAQAVATPKPFMARAQRVTDRVAPLVARTSPRLPTDPETLVRVNGTVQLVGGLMLATGYFPRTAAAVLAGTLVPTTLAGHAYWQEDDPAQRRRQRTELLKNLGLFGGLLLAAVDNEGRPGLRWRAGHAIVDSRRSVSRTVRHARRGTRIAATSARAARRLPG from the coding sequence ATGAGACCCGTACGTACCGTCGCCCGGACCCTGCTGAGCGGCATCTTCGTGGTCAGCGGCGCACAGGCGGTCGCCACCCCCAAGCCGTTCATGGCTCGGGCACAGCGGGTGACGGACCGGGTCGCCCCGCTCGTGGCCCGTACCAGCCCCCGACTGCCGACCGACCCGGAGACGCTGGTCCGGGTCAACGGGACGGTCCAGCTCGTCGGCGGGCTGATGCTCGCCACCGGTTACTTTCCCCGTACGGCCGCGGCCGTGCTCGCCGGCACCCTCGTACCGACCACGCTGGCCGGGCACGCGTACTGGCAGGAGGACGATCCCGCGCAGCGGCGCCGCCAGCGGACCGAGCTGCTGAAGAACCTGGGGCTGTTCGGCGGTCTGCTGCTCGCCGCGGTCGACAACGAGGGCAGGCCCGGTTTGCGTTGGCGCGCCGGACACGCGATCGTCGACAGCCGGCGGTCGGTGAGTCGTACCGTGCGACACGCCCGACGGGGTACACGGATCGCGGCGACCTCCGCGCGGGCCGCGCGCCGGCTGCCGGGGTGA
- the moaC gene encoding cyclic pyranopterin monophosphate synthase MoaC — protein sequence MTTSEHLTHVDRAGAARMVDVSGKPVTGRRAIAAGRLQTTDEVVRLLRQDGLPKGDALAVGRLAGIMGAKRTPDLIPLCHPIALHGVIVDLTPEGSTVEITATVRTADRTGVEMEALTAVATAGLALIDMVKAVDPAASLEHVRVLRKEGGKTGDWDRPADRP from the coding sequence GTGACCACCTCGGAACACCTCACCCACGTCGACCGGGCCGGCGCGGCCCGGATGGTCGACGTGTCCGGCAAACCGGTGACCGGACGCCGGGCCATTGCCGCCGGCCGACTCCAGACCACCGACGAGGTTGTCCGGTTGCTGCGCCAGGACGGGCTGCCGAAGGGAGACGCCCTGGCGGTCGGGCGGCTGGCCGGGATCATGGGCGCCAAGCGGACCCCCGACCTGATCCCGCTCTGCCACCCGATCGCACTGCACGGGGTGATCGTCGACCTCACGCCGGAGGGCTCGACCGTCGAGATCACCGCGACCGTACGGACCGCCGACCGGACCGGGGTGGAGATGGAGGCGCTGACCGCGGTCGCCACCGCCGGGCTCGCCCTGATCGACATGGTCAAGGCCGTCGACCCCGCCGCATCCCTCGAACACGTACGGGTGCTGCGCAAAGAGGGTGGCAAGACCGGGGACTGGGACCGACCGGCGGACCGGCCGTGA
- a CDS encoding molybdenum cofactor biosynthesis protein MoaE: MSAPTAEGVTEVAVTTEPLDLAAHEAAVADRRAGAVVSFQGVVRDHDHGRAVTRLEYEGHPSAIDVLRAVAAEIAADPDVHAVAVSHRVGPLEIGDVALVAAVSTAHRAAAFAACARLVDEVKAQLPVWKRQVFADGTEEWVNCP; this comes from the coding sequence GTGAGCGCGCCGACTGCCGAGGGCGTCACCGAGGTGGCGGTCACCACCGAACCGCTCGACCTGGCCGCGCACGAGGCCGCGGTCGCGGACCGTCGGGCCGGTGCGGTGGTCTCCTTCCAGGGCGTGGTCCGCGACCACGATCACGGTCGCGCGGTGACCCGCCTGGAGTACGAGGGCCACCCCAGTGCGATCGACGTGCTGCGGGCGGTGGCCGCCGAGATCGCCGCCGACCCCGACGTACACGCGGTTGCCGTCTCCCACCGGGTCGGACCGCTCGAGATCGGCGACGTGGCGTTGGTCGCGGCGGTGAGCACCGCGCACCGGGCCGCCGCGTTCGCCGCCTGCGCCCGGCTGGTCGACGAGGTCAAGGCGCAGTTGCCGGTCTGGAAGCGGCAGGTGTTCGCCGACGGCACCGAAGAGTGGGTCAACTGCCCCTGA
- a CDS encoding ATP-binding protein: protein MDPVRNPYAPGAGQRPPELAGRGRELDVFDIVLERVARGRPERSLMLTGLRGVGKTVLLNTLRSQAIGRLWGTGKIEARPDQSLRRPVAAALHMAVRELAPHHRAPDRIDGFLGVLKAFALRGGPAAGSGRGAAATKLRDRWQPGIDVPAASGRADSGDIEIDLVELLTDAASVATDVGTGIAVFIDEMQDVNPEDVSALCAACHELSQLGAPLIVVGAGLPHLPAVLSAAKSYSERLFRYQRIDRLDRIAADQALCAPAEREDVEYEQKALDLLYEKSGGYPYFVQAYGKATWDHAPRSPVTAADVRVAAPEAEAELAVGFFGSRFERATPAEREYMRAMATLSLVAGEETGVERDDMDAAVPTAEIARALGRKPASLSPARDALIKKGLIYSGERGTVAFTVPHFGRYLRTQPA, encoded by the coding sequence GTGGATCCGGTCCGCAACCCGTACGCCCCCGGCGCCGGCCAGCGCCCGCCCGAACTCGCCGGCCGGGGGCGGGAACTCGACGTCTTCGACATCGTCCTCGAACGGGTCGCCCGAGGGCGCCCGGAACGCAGCCTGATGCTCACCGGCCTGCGCGGCGTCGGCAAGACCGTACTGCTCAACACGCTGCGGTCACAGGCCATCGGGCGACTCTGGGGCACCGGCAAGATCGAGGCCCGGCCGGACCAGTCGCTGCGCCGCCCGGTGGCCGCCGCCCTGCACATGGCCGTACGCGAACTCGCCCCGCACCACCGGGCACCGGACCGGATCGACGGCTTCCTCGGCGTACTCAAAGCGTTTGCCCTGCGGGGCGGACCGGCCGCCGGCAGCGGTCGGGGGGCCGCCGCAACCAAGCTGCGCGACCGCTGGCAGCCCGGCATCGACGTGCCCGCCGCCAGCGGTCGGGCCGACTCCGGCGACATCGAGATCGACCTGGTCGAACTCCTCACCGACGCGGCCAGCGTGGCCACCGACGTCGGCACCGGCATCGCCGTCTTCATCGACGAGATGCAGGACGTGAACCCCGAGGACGTCTCCGCCCTCTGCGCCGCCTGCCACGAGCTGTCCCAGCTCGGCGCACCGCTGATCGTGGTCGGTGCCGGGCTCCCGCACCTGCCCGCCGTGCTGTCGGCGGCCAAGTCCTACTCGGAGCGACTGTTCCGCTACCAGCGCATCGACCGGCTCGACCGGATCGCCGCCGACCAGGCCCTCTGCGCCCCCGCCGAACGGGAGGACGTCGAGTACGAGCAGAAGGCGCTCGACCTGCTCTACGAGAAGTCCGGCGGTTACCCCTACTTCGTCCAGGCGTACGGGAAGGCGACCTGGGACCACGCGCCCCGCTCCCCGGTCACCGCCGCCGACGTACGGGTCGCCGCACCGGAGGCGGAGGCGGAGCTGGCGGTCGGCTTCTTCGGCTCCCGGTTCGAACGGGCTACCCCGGCCGAACGCGAGTACATGCGGGCGATGGCCACGTTGTCCCTGGTCGCCGGGGAGGAAACCGGCGTCGAGCGCGACGACATGGACGCGGCCGTACCGACCGCAGAGATCGCCCGAGCGCTCGGTCGGAAACCGGCGAGCCTCTCCCCGGCCCGGGATGCGCTGATCAAGAAGGGGCTCATCTACTCGGGTGAGCGGGGCACGGTGGCGTTCACCGTGCCGCACTTCGGTCGCTACCTGCGTACGCAACCGGCCTGA
- a CDS encoding molybdopterin molybdotransferase MoeA — MSVEPAVATDRGADRPPVGWAEARARVYAAGRADAVAPVDVPLVEADGLTLAEPLTTLTDLPAFPTSSVDGWAVRGDGPWRVVGRVLAGGTPPPLTEDGTTVEIATGAMLPAGANEVLRIEESTRTADGRVAGTPRTGPEWRAPGEEAYAGEELLPAGSPVGPGVVGLAASCGYDRLRVHPAPRAAVLVFGDELLTAGPPEAGRVRDSLGPAVPAWLRRYGATVAPAAVIGPVADTLPAHVAALRQALAGVDLICTTGGTMHGPVDHLHPALAELGAEYVVNTVAVRPGFPMLLARVTGPDGRKRYVAGLPGNPQSAVVALVSLVAPLLAGLQGRPMPLLPYVTLAEPIAGRGDYTHLALVRIDPVLGTATPVRHVGSAMLRGLAQADGFAVIEPGGNGEAGTRVPVVPLPLLSGVRS, encoded by the coding sequence ATGAGCGTCGAACCCGCTGTCGCCACGGATCGGGGCGCCGACCGCCCACCGGTCGGCTGGGCCGAGGCCCGCGCCCGGGTCTACGCGGCCGGCCGGGCCGACGCCGTGGCGCCCGTCGACGTCCCGCTGGTCGAGGCCGACGGGCTGACCCTGGCCGAACCCCTCACCACGCTGACCGACCTGCCCGCGTTCCCCACCTCCAGCGTGGATGGCTGGGCGGTCCGGGGCGACGGACCCTGGCGGGTCGTCGGGCGGGTCCTGGCCGGCGGCACCCCGCCGCCGCTGACCGAGGACGGCACCACCGTGGAGATCGCGACCGGGGCCATGCTGCCGGCCGGTGCGAACGAGGTGCTGCGGATCGAGGAGTCCACCCGGACCGCCGACGGCCGGGTCGCGGGCACACCGCGTACGGGACCGGAGTGGCGGGCGCCGGGCGAGGAGGCGTACGCCGGGGAGGAACTGCTCCCGGCCGGGAGCCCGGTCGGACCGGGTGTGGTCGGGCTGGCCGCCTCCTGTGGCTACGACCGGCTGCGGGTGCATCCCGCGCCCCGGGCCGCCGTTCTGGTCTTCGGCGACGAACTGCTCACCGCCGGCCCACCCGAGGCCGGCCGCGTACGCGACAGCCTCGGTCCGGCCGTACCGGCCTGGCTGCGGCGGTACGGCGCCACGGTCGCACCGGCGGCGGTGATCGGGCCGGTCGCGGACACCCTGCCGGCACACGTGGCCGCGCTGCGGCAGGCGCTGGCCGGCGTCGACCTGATCTGCACCACCGGCGGAACCATGCACGGGCCGGTCGACCACCTGCACCCGGCGCTGGCCGAACTCGGCGCCGAGTACGTGGTCAACACCGTGGCGGTACGCCCCGGATTCCCGATGCTGCTGGCCCGGGTCACCGGCCCGGACGGCCGCAAGCGGTACGTCGCCGGGCTCCCCGGCAATCCGCAGTCCGCCGTCGTCGCCCTGGTCTCGCTGGTCGCACCCCTGTTGGCCGGTTTGCAGGGGCGACCGATGCCGCTGCTGCCGTACGTCACGCTGGCCGAACCGATCGCCGGTCGGGGGGACTACACCCACCTGGCCCTGGTCCGGATCGATCCGGTGCTCGGCACCGCCACCCCGGTCCGGCACGTCGGATCGGCGATGCTGCGCGGGCTGGCGCAGGCGGACGGCTTCGCGGTGATCGAACCGGGCGGCAACGGCGAGGCGGGTACGCGGGTTCCGGTTGTACCGTTGCCGTTGCTGTCCGGAGTGAGATCATGA
- a CDS encoding MogA/MoaB family molybdenum cofactor biosynthesis protein, which yields MIRARVVVASNRAAAGVYADTSGPRLVAGLRELGCEVDEPVVVPDGEPVGAALRQALADGVDVVLTSGGTGVTPTDRTPEVTRAVLDYEIPGIAEAIRAHSRAAVPTAALSRGLAGVAGRMLVVNLPGSTGGAKDGLAVLGPILAHTVDQLRGGDHPQPA from the coding sequence GTGATCCGGGCACGGGTGGTGGTCGCCTCCAACCGGGCCGCCGCCGGCGTCTACGCCGACACCAGCGGCCCCCGCCTGGTCGCCGGACTGCGCGAACTCGGGTGCGAGGTGGACGAGCCGGTGGTCGTCCCCGACGGCGAACCGGTCGGCGCGGCCCTGCGCCAGGCCCTCGCCGACGGGGTCGACGTCGTCCTCACCAGCGGGGGCACCGGGGTCACACCGACCGACCGGACACCCGAGGTCACCCGGGCGGTGCTCGACTACGAGATCCCCGGCATCGCCGAGGCGATCCGGGCACACAGCCGGGCGGCCGTGCCGACCGCAGCGCTGTCCCGGGGACTGGCCGGGGTGGCCGGGCGGATGCTGGTCGTGAACCTGCCCGGATCCACCGGCGGCGCCAAGGACGGGCTCGCCGTACTCGGGCCGATCCTCGCCCACACCGTCGACCAGCTACGCGGCGGCGACCACCCGCAGCCGGCCTGA
- a CDS encoding GNAT family N-acetyltransferase, giving the protein MTTVRLRPEGPADEPAIRRVVAAAFAAPDRPVPAEVRLVEALRDSDAWLPELSMVAEVDGDVVGYALLTRVMVQPGAVPALALGPVAVLPKRRGVGYGTDVVQAALAAATELGERLVVVLGDPAYYRRFGFVPAARYELTSPWSGLGAPWQALLLPPSVSGDGAVLSGEVNYPLPWSRV; this is encoded by the coding sequence GTGACGACTGTACGGCTGCGACCCGAGGGGCCCGCCGACGAACCGGCGATCCGTCGGGTGGTGGCTGCCGCCTTCGCCGCCCCGGACCGGCCGGTGCCGGCCGAGGTGCGACTGGTCGAGGCGCTCCGGGACAGTGACGCGTGGCTGCCGGAGCTGTCCATGGTGGCCGAGGTCGATGGCGACGTGGTCGGGTACGCCCTGCTCACCCGGGTGATGGTGCAGCCGGGTGCGGTGCCGGCGTTGGCGCTGGGGCCGGTGGCGGTGCTGCCGAAGCGGCGCGGGGTGGGGTACGGCACCGACGTGGTGCAGGCCGCGCTCGCCGCCGCGACCGAGCTGGGTGAGCGGCTGGTGGTGGTGCTCGGCGATCCGGCGTACTACCGCCGGTTCGGGTTCGTGCCGGCGGCGAGATACGAGCTGACCAGTCCCTGGTCGGGGCTGGGTGCGCCCTGGCAGGCGTTGCTGTTGCCGCCGTCGGTCAGCGGTGACGGCGCGGTGCTCAGCGGCGAGGTCAACTACCCCCTGCCGTGGTCCCGGGTCTGA
- a CDS encoding A24 family peptidase, with amino-acid sequence MFAVLAAVTLGAVVGASTPWLVHRLAVESGSPPRSACAVCTRPFPRGLPGWIRPDARCPGCGARLGSRTGSPAALGAAVFGLLTAALATDTGIDPALPAVLAVAAVGLPLAFVDLACLRLPDPLVALGAVAALLGLAGAALVLGTPDPLVRALVAGLASGVVYVLLALLPGARLGFGDVKLAAVLGLPLGWYGWPALLLGLVLPHLINGTVALVLLLGRRADRSTPLPFGPALLTGALLAILLEG; translated from the coding sequence ATGTTCGCCGTGCTCGCCGCCGTCACCCTCGGGGCGGTGGTCGGGGCGAGCACACCGTGGCTGGTCCATCGGCTCGCCGTCGAGTCGGGATCGCCGCCGCGGTCGGCCTGCGCGGTGTGCACCCGCCCGTTCCCGCGTGGCCTGCCCGGCTGGATACGCCCCGACGCGCGCTGCCCGGGCTGCGGCGCGCGTCTGGGTTCCCGTACCGGATCTCCGGCCGCCCTCGGCGCGGCCGTGTTCGGCCTGCTCACCGCCGCTCTCGCCACCGACACCGGGATCGACCCGGCGCTGCCGGCGGTGCTGGCGGTGGCCGCGGTCGGCCTGCCGCTGGCCTTCGTCGACCTGGCCTGCCTGCGGCTGCCCGACCCACTGGTGGCGCTCGGTGCGGTGGCCGCCCTGCTCGGCCTCGCCGGCGCCGCGCTGGTCCTCGGCACCCCCGACCCACTCGTACGCGCCCTGGTCGCCGGGCTCGCCAGCGGCGTGGTCTACGTGCTGCTCGCGCTCCTGCCCGGCGCCCGGCTCGGCTTCGGCGACGTGAAACTGGCTGCCGTACTCGGCCTGCCGCTGGGCTGGTACGGCTGGCCGGCGCTCCTGCTCGGGCTGGTCCTACCGCACCTGATCAACGGCACCGTGGCGCTCGTCCTGCTACTGGGCCGGCGCGCCGACCGGAGCACACCGCTCCCCTTCGGCCCCGCCCTGCTCACCGGCGCCCTGCTCGCCATCCTCCTCGAAGGCTGA
- a CDS encoding glycosyltransferase 87 family protein, giving the protein MPATVGRRLDRLAPVRRVTRGIDRRTVARLGLIAATWYAAWLSIDAFGRPYNFFDMKIYHGAIVWWASGNDLYGFIAPMTTLGFTYPPFAALIMLPMAWFPVGAAGWLNVFASLAALTVVLTALLRPTVERLGWSLWFVVGIAVPLAVAIEPVRETLGYGQVNLLLFGLIMADLVALRWRARRGIRTGWTDRPLRRFFFSGAWAGVGIGLATSVKLTPALFILYFLLTRQWRAAMTAIGTTIGVILATFAIAGRESMTYFTSVIWQTERVGAADMTPNQSLAGVLARLYDSIETPGLLWLSFALVILAIGLSRAGNAHADGDELTAFTLVGLTANVISPVSWSHHLVWVVPAVIVLADNALRRRRASRGLLHRIGPPPSQNNLIGVAGLRSPIWFPTLTGLRHGVAAVGLYLLFLISPIWPYEHKLPEVSHYQDGLFGALMENSLALALIVLVATLPWRPGAEPAFYTERRRPGSVPLHHGQH; this is encoded by the coding sequence ATGCCGGCGACCGTCGGGAGACGGCTGGACCGACTTGCCCCAGTCCGCCGTGTCACACGTGGGATCGACCGTCGAACCGTCGCTCGGCTCGGCCTCATAGCCGCGACCTGGTACGCCGCCTGGCTGTCCATTGACGCGTTCGGACGCCCGTACAACTTCTTCGACATGAAGATCTACCACGGTGCGATCGTCTGGTGGGCCAGCGGCAACGACCTCTACGGCTTCATCGCGCCGATGACCACGCTCGGCTTCACCTATCCACCGTTCGCGGCCCTGATCATGCTGCCGATGGCCTGGTTCCCGGTCGGCGCCGCCGGTTGGCTCAACGTGTTCGCCAGCCTCGCCGCGCTCACGGTTGTCCTCACCGCACTGTTGCGACCGACCGTCGAACGCCTCGGCTGGTCGCTCTGGTTCGTCGTCGGCATCGCCGTACCGCTCGCGGTGGCGATCGAACCGGTACGGGAGACCCTCGGCTACGGCCAGGTCAACCTGCTCCTGTTCGGCCTCATCATGGCCGATCTGGTGGCCCTGCGGTGGCGGGCCCGGCGCGGGATCCGTACCGGCTGGACGGACCGGCCGCTGCGCCGGTTCTTCTTCAGCGGTGCCTGGGCCGGTGTCGGCATCGGACTGGCCACCTCGGTCAAGCTCACCCCGGCGCTGTTCATCCTGTACTTCCTGCTGACCCGGCAGTGGCGCGCCGCGATGACCGCGATCGGCACCACCATCGGCGTGATCCTGGCGACCTTCGCGATCGCCGGCCGCGAGTCGATGACCTACTTCACCAGCGTGATCTGGCAGACCGAGCGGGTCGGTGCGGCGGACATGACGCCGAACCAGTCGCTGGCCGGGGTTCTCGCCCGCCTCTACGACTCGATCGAGACCCCGGGCCTGCTCTGGCTCTCGTTCGCCCTGGTCATCCTCGCGATCGGACTCTCCCGGGCGGGCAACGCGCACGCCGACGGCGACGAGTTGACCGCGTTCACCCTGGTCGGGCTGACCGCCAACGTGATCAGCCCGGTCTCCTGGTCGCACCACCTCGTCTGGGTGGTCCCGGCGGTCATCGTGCTCGCGGACAACGCCCTGCGCCGCCGACGCGCCAGCCGTGGCCTGCTGCACCGGATCGGCCCACCACCGTCCCAGAACAACCTGATCGGCGTCGCCGGTCTGCGCTCACCGATCTGGTTCCCGACCCTGACCGGGCTCCGGCACGGGGTCGCCGCTGTCGGCCTCTACCTGCTGTTCCTGATCTCGCCGATCTGGCCGTACGAGCACAAGCTGCCCGAGGTGTCGCACTACCAGGACGGCCTCTTCGGGGCGCTGATGGAGAACTCGCTCGCGTTGGCGCTGATCGTGCTGGTCGCGACGCTGCCCTGGCGTCCCGGCGCCGAACCCGCGTTCTACACCGAGCGGCGCCGACCGGGATCCGTCCCGCTGCACCACGGCCAGCACTGA